In the Thalassoglobus sp. JC818 genome, one interval contains:
- a CDS encoding DUF1559 domain-containing protein — protein MRSQRRRRGFTLIELLVVIAIIAILIALLLPAVQQAREAARRTQCRNNLKQLGLALHNYHDVYRMFPMAHYRTEDNTGRYCGHDDVWSGACNNVESWGWHVSILPYIDQGPLFNTLDPGSYRLMDVLQYFNPQLPDEQTVKNTLQTVIPGFICPSDSNTGVAVNGRHFGGGKGTNASSLGNWQPGLTTYMANRGTRDQVQRRNDCHGAFDATQSYRIRDFTDGTSNTFMVGERKTVDCESGSWIGVRNPRGGGSRGIWYNMGHTRTVQNAPISIFPKNPDNSNWCGESFSSAHEGICLWLLADGSVHTISDNIEFVDGGQNGVNVWDRFGPGDTRYSWFYLYNKLSRRNDGFVIGEF, from the coding sequence ATGAGATCTCAGAGACGAAGACGAGGCTTCACACTCATCGAACTTTTGGTGGTGATTGCGATTATCGCAATCCTCATCGCACTGCTACTCCCGGCAGTTCAGCAAGCTCGGGAAGCAGCCCGAAGGACCCAGTGCCGCAACAACCTCAAACAACTCGGACTGGCCCTACACAACTACCACGACGTGTACAGAATGTTCCCAATGGCGCACTACCGGACGGAAGACAACACCGGTCGGTATTGTGGACACGACGACGTCTGGAGCGGCGCGTGTAACAACGTCGAATCGTGGGGATGGCACGTCAGCATCCTCCCCTACATCGATCAGGGTCCACTTTTCAACACGCTCGATCCCGGCAGTTACCGGTTGATGGATGTGTTGCAGTACTTCAATCCGCAACTCCCGGATGAACAGACAGTCAAGAATACTTTGCAGACGGTCATCCCAGGGTTCATCTGTCCATCAGATTCGAACACCGGTGTCGCTGTCAACGGTCGACACTTCGGGGGTGGAAAAGGCACAAACGCGAGCAGCCTTGGAAACTGGCAACCCGGTTTGACGACCTACATGGCCAACCGCGGAACACGCGATCAGGTTCAACGCCGTAATGACTGCCACGGAGCCTTCGACGCAACTCAAAGCTATCGAATTCGTGATTTCACCGACGGAACGTCGAACACATTCATGGTCGGTGAACGAAAAACCGTCGATTGCGAGTCTGGTTCATGGATTGGCGTGCGAAACCCACGCGGAGGCGGATCACGCGGAATCTGGTACAACATGGGGCACACCCGAACCGTTCAAAATGCACCAATTTCGATCTTCCCAAAGAATCCGGACAACAGCAACTGGTGCGGTGAAAGCTTCTCCAGCGCTCACGAAGGAATCTGCCTCTGGCTTCTGGCCGATGGTTCCGTTCATACCATTAGCGACAATATTGAATTCGTCGACGGTGGACAAAACGGCGTCAACGTCTGGGATCGCTTCGGCCCCGGAGACACCCGCTACTCCTGGTTCTACCTCTACAACAAGCTCTCCCGCCGAAACGACGGCTTCGTCATCGGAGAGTTCTAA
- a CDS encoding DUF1801 domain-containing protein: MTPTNPQVDEYIQHDTSWADELKELRQLILQCELSEEWKWKIPVYCRNDANVVSICSLKDSCVLSFFKGAMLQDVHKILAKPGENTRAARVIRFTNVDEIAEVASILTSYICEAIALEEAGVKYDFTQAEDVQLPDEAQEIFAKTPELKQAFESLTPGRRRAYAMFFTAPKQSKTRVSRVQKSIDKILDGKGLNDCTCGLSKRMPSCDGSHKSLK; this comes from the coding sequence ATGACGCCGACCAATCCGCAAGTCGATGAATACATTCAACACGACACAAGCTGGGCAGACGAGTTAAAGGAACTTCGACAACTCATTCTTCAATGCGAACTCTCTGAAGAATGGAAATGGAAAATTCCCGTCTATTGTCGGAATGACGCCAACGTTGTTTCCATCTGCTCACTCAAGGACTCCTGTGTTCTCAGTTTCTTCAAAGGAGCGATGCTTCAGGATGTCCACAAGATCCTCGCCAAACCGGGAGAAAACACCCGCGCAGCCCGAGTAATTCGATTTACAAACGTTGACGAGATCGCCGAAGTCGCATCGATCCTGACAAGTTACATCTGTGAAGCGATTGCACTCGAAGAGGCCGGTGTGAAGTACGACTTCACACAAGCGGAAGACGTTCAACTCCCTGATGAAGCGCAGGAGATTTTCGCCAAGACTCCAGAGCTGAAACAAGCCTTTGAAAGCCTGACTCCGGGCCGACGCCGAGCTTATGCGATGTTTTTCACTGCCCCCAAACAGTCAAAAACGCGAGTCTCTCGTGTGCAGAAGTCCATCGACAAAATTCTCGACGGGAAAGGATTGAACGATTGCACCTGCGGACTCTCAAAGAGAATGCCTTCATGCGATGGTTCTCACAAATCTCTGAAGTAG
- a CDS encoding right-handed parallel beta-helix repeat-containing protein — MSRYLTFAIRNLPSLLAATSVFLVASGCFATDEIPVGTGESVRDRIAQANEGDTIVIAPGAIIEPILIRKSIHLRGSGSQRVNCGPLIIQADNVTVENLAPGGDDNAVIRIERVTGATIRNCLIRNTNRSHLGYGLKAYTVDQIVIENCRVHDNSVGLLFLHASNIRIAGCDIRNDNDGIILADESRDIEISNCFIHRHQGQGRPGAHADGIQTFRTVDNLTIRNCQLVGNMQHMHFESTTGILIEDCICFGSLANGVSFAWRNTTEATIRRSTLGFSGLTLLNLTAYGYDLKENILVSGHAKPCLVTIGIDDLESDDNQFWNTIRADSPMMAASEVRYHRDFGEYQEASGLDQNSIYADPGFANAPLAVAAINPKRFDLMTPNWLPIWTHINLFKVGDTIEVGFDGVMRTCLEIRDEGIVIDPPLAELPANAVMVTTWGNNQNIQLDLSRPGQPNGHRPGLVPVDDASSNFSK; from the coding sequence ATGAGTCGGTATTTGACTTTTGCAATTCGGAACCTGCCAAGTCTCCTGGCTGCGACGAGCGTGTTTCTCGTCGCTTCAGGATGCTTCGCTACGGATGAAATTCCTGTGGGAACAGGGGAGTCTGTCCGGGATCGAATTGCACAGGCGAATGAAGGTGACACGATCGTCATCGCTCCGGGAGCCATCATTGAACCGATCCTGATTCGGAAGTCAATTCACCTGCGTGGGTCGGGAAGCCAGCGAGTGAACTGCGGTCCGTTGATCATTCAAGCGGACAACGTCACGGTCGAAAATCTGGCTCCGGGCGGGGATGATAACGCAGTGATTCGTATCGAACGAGTTACCGGCGCGACGATCCGCAACTGTCTGATTCGGAATACAAACCGTAGCCATCTCGGTTACGGGCTGAAGGCTTATACGGTTGACCAAATCGTGATCGAGAATTGTCGTGTTCACGATAACTCAGTCGGACTCCTGTTTCTCCATGCGAGTAATATTCGGATTGCTGGATGTGACATTAGGAATGACAATGACGGGATTATCCTTGCCGATGAGTCGCGTGACATTGAGATTTCCAATTGCTTTATTCATCGTCATCAGGGACAAGGTCGACCCGGTGCCCACGCGGATGGAATTCAGACTTTTCGGACTGTGGATAATTTGACGATTCGAAACTGTCAGCTTGTTGGCAACATGCAGCACATGCACTTCGAGTCCACGACTGGGATTCTCATCGAAGACTGTATATGTTTCGGGTCATTGGCGAATGGGGTTTCGTTTGCATGGAGGAACACCACAGAGGCGACCATCAGACGGAGTACACTGGGTTTTTCCGGACTGACGCTGCTCAATCTGACGGCCTATGGATACGACCTCAAGGAGAACATTCTCGTAAGTGGTCATGCGAAACCATGTCTCGTGACAATCGGTATCGACGATTTAGAGTCTGATGACAATCAGTTCTGGAATACGATTCGTGCAGACTCACCAATGATGGCCGCCAGCGAAGTTCGATACCACCGCGATTTCGGCGAATACCAGGAAGCAAGTGGGCTGGATCAGAATTCAATTTATGCCGACCCTGGTTTCGCGAATGCACCACTGGCTGTGGCAGCGATCAACCCCAAGCGTTTCGATCTCATGACACCGAACTGGCTTCCGATTTGGACGCATATCAACTTGTTTAAGGTTGGGGACACCATCGAAGTTGGCTTCGACGGAGTCATGCGAACGTGTCTGGAGATCCGTGATGAAGGCATCGTCATTGATCCTCCGTTGGCCGAGCTTCCTGCTAACGCCGTGATGGTGACCACCTGGGGGAATAACCAAAACATCCAACTGGACTTGTCACGACCGGGGCAGCCAAACGGTCATCGCCCTGGATTGGTACCCGTTGATGATGCCTCGAGCAACTTTTCGAAATAG
- a CDS encoding carbohydrate-binding family 9-like protein: MNIRICVCLLLQVLLPAFAVAEENEDPLRPTNVPWPPVSEDQVKRYTALRTIDPIQVDGRLTEETWQKVPRSPRFVDLIRGHETVHNTQAAVTWDDKNLYVAFWVEDPFVTAKIQKRDDPVYTDNDVEVFIAFDNAYYEFEINPFGTIYEGLFIWQSEYERSDFSKVPELDRSRSEVRSQAFNGVGYRNHPRGPRIAFLDWDFPGAVTSVAIDGTLNDDSDRDRGWTVELAFPWAGMKSIALGDQRSIPPENGDIWRMDFSRFNQFQEAGPVRDSQGWAWSYHGCWDSHIPEVFPFVTFSNEPVGK; encoded by the coding sequence ATGAACATCCGAATTTGCGTGTGTCTTCTTCTTCAGGTGTTGCTTCCCGCGTTCGCTGTCGCGGAGGAGAATGAAGATCCGCTCCGCCCGACCAATGTTCCCTGGCCTCCAGTTTCCGAAGATCAGGTGAAGCGATACACCGCCTTGCGGACAATTGATCCGATTCAGGTCGATGGACGTTTGACAGAAGAAACCTGGCAGAAAGTTCCGCGTTCTCCTCGCTTCGTCGATTTGATTCGCGGGCATGAAACTGTCCACAACACGCAAGCAGCTGTCACCTGGGATGACAAGAATCTGTATGTTGCGTTCTGGGTCGAAGATCCATTTGTGACGGCAAAGATTCAGAAGCGTGATGATCCCGTTTACACCGACAACGATGTTGAAGTCTTTATTGCGTTCGACAATGCTTACTACGAGTTTGAGATCAACCCGTTCGGTACAATTTACGAAGGGCTGTTCATCTGGCAGAGCGAGTATGAGCGCTCAGACTTTTCGAAAGTTCCCGAACTGGACCGTTCTCGGAGTGAGGTTCGTTCTCAAGCATTCAATGGCGTCGGGTACCGAAATCATCCCCGCGGACCGCGCATCGCATTTCTGGACTGGGATTTCCCCGGAGCTGTGACGTCCGTCGCGATTGATGGAACGTTGAATGACGACTCCGATCGCGACCGTGGATGGACCGTTGAGCTGGCGTTTCCCTGGGCGGGAATGAAGTCCATCGCCCTTGGTGATCAACGGTCAATCCCTCCCGAAAACGGTGACATCTGGCGAATGGATTTCTCTCGCTTCAATCAATTCCAGGAAGCGGGTCCGGTGCGTGATTCGCAAGGCTGGGCATGGAGCTACCACGGTTGCTGGGACTCACACATCCCGGAAGTCTTTCCGTTCGTGACTTTCTCGAATGAACCGGTTGGAAAATAG
- a CDS encoding tetratricopeptide repeat protein, whose protein sequence is MRSPSSPSSGTRRRLPWWKKSCFALVTLLIGFAGVELTLWAIGVNPVTSDEDPFVGFSSSSPLFERNGENYSTRPAKLSHFNAQDFPAQKSDSTRRIFCLGGSTTYGRPYDDRTSFAGWLREMLPEADPTQSWEVINAGGISYASYRVSNVLEEILDYSPDLLIIYTGHNEFLEQRTYPSLNHVPASLTSLLELSSRTRTFSAMRQMFQLPNRKLEQKALLPGEAETILDQSVGLDAYSRDNQFRKEVIEHFRFNLQRLVRMANRHEIPIIFVTPASNLRDCSPFKSEFSSEHSPATIADLEHLLVVARQFIADEQHEAAAEALAQFLRIEQHHADAYFLNGQIQWQLGNYEDSSENFQRALNEDVCPLRALPEIVKAVKEVTSELDVPCVDFVEKISPKSEHNTPGNDWFLDHVHPTINGHRLLAEMLLDQMTDLQFVQPTSDWSSEKMETIASRIEGRLSDEDRGIALRNLSKVLGWAGKIDEAGRLSDMALKLSPDDPETQLQAGIVAEDRNDLSTAEQHYREATRLQPDFLAAHLNLGVVLARQDQLEEAREEFLTALELQPQSVQILANLSMVEFLLENFSAAEEYRQQAVRFAEGSERQAMLNRLMEIQQAARSSR, encoded by the coding sequence ATGAGGTCTCCTTCCAGCCCATCATCCGGAACTCGGCGCAGACTTCCCTGGTGGAAGAAAAGCTGCTTTGCGCTCGTCACGCTTTTGATCGGATTCGCGGGTGTCGAACTCACTTTGTGGGCGATCGGTGTCAATCCGGTCACGTCCGACGAAGATCCATTCGTCGGTTTTTCTTCGAGTTCCCCTCTCTTTGAACGAAACGGCGAGAACTACTCGACACGTCCGGCTAAGCTCAGCCACTTTAACGCTCAAGACTTTCCCGCCCAAAAGTCTGACAGCACTCGACGCATCTTCTGTCTCGGTGGATCAACCACCTATGGTCGGCCCTACGACGACAGAACATCCTTCGCCGGCTGGCTCCGGGAAATGCTCCCGGAAGCTGATCCAACCCAAAGTTGGGAAGTGATCAATGCTGGCGGAATCAGCTACGCCAGCTATCGAGTTTCCAATGTTCTGGAAGAGATTCTCGACTACTCTCCCGACCTTCTCATCATTTACACAGGACACAACGAGTTTCTCGAACAACGAACTTACCCGTCCTTGAATCATGTGCCGGCGTCACTCACGTCGCTCTTGGAACTCTCCTCGCGGACCCGCACGTTCTCTGCGATGCGTCAGATGTTTCAGCTTCCAAACCGTAAGCTGGAACAGAAAGCCCTTCTTCCCGGAGAAGCAGAAACCATCCTCGATCAGTCGGTCGGACTCGATGCCTACTCCCGCGATAATCAGTTTCGAAAGGAGGTCATTGAACACTTTCGTTTCAATCTGCAACGACTGGTTCGGATGGCGAATCGCCACGAGATTCCGATCATCTTCGTCACACCAGCTTCCAACCTCCGCGACTGCTCACCCTTCAAGAGCGAATTCAGCTCAGAGCATTCGCCTGCAACGATCGCGGACCTCGAACACCTCCTGGTTGTTGCACGACAGTTCATTGCAGATGAACAACATGAAGCTGCCGCTGAAGCCCTCGCGCAGTTTCTGAGGATCGAACAACATCACGCCGACGCTTATTTCTTGAACGGACAGATTCAATGGCAACTCGGCAACTACGAAGATTCCAGTGAAAACTTTCAGCGCGCCCTCAATGAAGACGTCTGTCCGCTGCGTGCCCTTCCCGAGATTGTTAAAGCAGTCAAAGAAGTCACCAGTGAACTCGATGTTCCGTGCGTCGATTTCGTGGAAAAGATCTCTCCGAAGTCGGAACACAACACTCCGGGCAACGACTGGTTCCTCGACCACGTTCACCCGACGATCAACGGCCACAGGCTGCTTGCAGAAATGCTCCTCGACCAGATGACCGACCTTCAATTCGTTCAGCCAACTTCGGACTGGAGTTCCGAAAAGATGGAAACGATCGCGTCTCGGATTGAAGGTCGCCTCAGCGATGAAGATCGAGGAATTGCGCTGCGAAACCTGTCGAAAGTGCTCGGCTGGGCAGGCAAAATCGATGAAGCGGGACGGCTATCCGACATGGCCTTAAAGCTCAGCCCTGATGATCCGGAAACTCAGCTTCAAGCTGGAATCGTCGCAGAAGACCGCAACGATCTTTCCACAGCTGAACAACACTACCGAGAAGCAACTCGCCTTCAACCTGATTTTCTCGCCGCCCACTTAAACCTTGGAGTTGTCCTCGCGCGACAAGATCAACTCGAAGAAGCGAGAGAAGAATTCCTCACTGCACTTGAGCTTCAACCACAATCCGTTCAGATTTTAGCCAACCTCTCGATGGTTGAATTCCTCTTGGAAAACTTCTCGGCAGCCGAGGAATACCGACAACAGGCAGTCCGCTTCGCAGAGGGAAGCGAGCGGCAAGCGATGCTCAATCGGCTGATGGAAATTCAACAAGCGGCCCGCTCATCTCGTTAA
- a CDS encoding YebC/PmpR family DNA-binding transcriptional regulator, whose protein sequence is MGRSFENRKHSIAKTAAQKSKLYSKYGKQLYVCAKNGVPDPEGNPSLKNLIEKAKREQVPAHVIDKAIEKAKGVGGEDYTPSRYEGYGPGGSSIIVDCLTDNPNRTITDVRNCFTRANSKLGASGSVVCFFDHLAVLSFPGENDDEVLEAMLEAGVDVEDVECENGRVTLFAPASEFNNLSQAFRQSFPEIEPEVLEITFVAQSNVTLEGDDVSGFEKLMELLEDCGDVQDVYHNAILPD, encoded by the coding sequence ATGGGACGAAGTTTCGAAAACCGGAAGCACTCGATCGCCAAGACCGCAGCGCAAAAATCGAAGTTGTACTCAAAGTACGGAAAACAGCTGTACGTGTGTGCCAAAAACGGGGTGCCTGATCCAGAAGGGAACCCGTCTCTGAAAAACCTCATCGAAAAGGCCAAGCGAGAACAGGTCCCGGCGCACGTCATTGACAAGGCGATTGAAAAAGCCAAAGGCGTCGGCGGCGAAGACTACACTCCCTCGCGATATGAAGGATATGGGCCGGGCGGTTCTTCGATTATCGTCGACTGCCTGACAGACAATCCCAACCGGACCATCACCGACGTCCGTAACTGTTTCACACGAGCCAACTCCAAGCTGGGAGCTTCTGGTTCTGTCGTCTGCTTCTTCGATCATCTGGCCGTGCTGTCCTTTCCAGGTGAGAACGATGACGAAGTCCTCGAAGCGATGCTGGAAGCGGGAGTCGATGTTGAAGATGTCGAGTGTGAAAACGGCCGAGTTACTCTCTTCGCGCCCGCTTCGGAATTCAACAATCTCTCTCAAGCCTTTCGGCAGTCATTTCCTGAGATTGAACCTGAGGTTCTCGAGATTACGTTCGTCGCTCAATCGAACGTGACTCTCGAGGGAGACGATGTTTCCGGGTTTGAAAAACTGATGGAGTTGCTGGAAGACTGCGGCGATGTTCAAGACGTTTACCACAACGCCATCCTTCCGGACTAG
- a CDS encoding cytochrome B6: MIRLVQPATVSITALGFLLSVTSISRGEDPQKLKTSFMPVVPSESFGEVREKDTAAKSEVMQGQKDLLESRYDLSDQPSEVMMSGERKAVQQGIRVNLPENVSWEQLSEMTPQEIREKDLFPHGFRPLPHTKHSAGGQVFPEKQIEAIKKAESRDLSRFDVEFDLPEHLTPEFPPPIFLSNRPDLGDVSQGQVLTIKNYFELLNGKVTPVQLEGMRLLLTPQPQQQFNATSDRKVAEASLGVTCLDCHVNGHTNAAFHLNPDTRPQENRFRLDTVSLRGLFNQKIHGSKRSLRSIEDFTEFEQRTAYFDGDHVTAAKKGLFLPKRSEQVSMMAQMQNMFDFPPAPKLDAYGKLDPERATEQELKGQELFFGKARCAECHPAPFYLDNQMHDLQVSKFYEPKNIRDHYDVAAGPIKTFTLRGIKDSPPYLHDGRLMTLEDTVAFFNVVLQLKLNAEEQEQLVAFMRCL; this comes from the coding sequence ATGATTCGACTCGTTCAGCCTGCCACCGTCTCAATAACCGCTCTGGGATTTCTCTTGTCGGTGACTTCGATCAGTCGCGGCGAAGATCCTCAAAAGCTCAAGACATCATTCATGCCAGTGGTTCCAAGCGAAAGTTTTGGAGAAGTTCGCGAGAAAGACACGGCTGCAAAGTCTGAAGTGATGCAGGGGCAGAAGGATCTGCTCGAATCCCGCTATGACCTCAGCGACCAGCCATCCGAAGTGATGATGTCCGGCGAAAGGAAAGCTGTCCAACAAGGGATTCGCGTCAACCTTCCTGAGAACGTCTCGTGGGAGCAGCTTTCGGAAATGACACCTCAGGAGATCCGCGAGAAAGATCTCTTTCCGCACGGGTTCCGACCTCTTCCACATACAAAACACTCAGCAGGAGGCCAGGTATTCCCCGAAAAGCAGATCGAAGCGATCAAGAAAGCAGAAAGCCGAGACCTTTCACGTTTCGATGTCGAATTTGATTTGCCCGAACATCTCACTCCCGAATTTCCTCCACCGATCTTTTTGTCGAATCGTCCTGACCTGGGAGATGTCAGTCAGGGACAGGTTCTGACGATTAAAAACTACTTTGAGCTGCTCAATGGCAAGGTGACTCCCGTGCAGCTTGAAGGGATGCGATTGCTCCTGACGCCGCAACCTCAACAGCAATTTAATGCAACATCCGATCGCAAAGTCGCGGAAGCTTCGCTTGGTGTGACGTGCCTCGACTGCCATGTGAACGGACACACGAACGCTGCCTTCCATCTCAATCCTGACACACGACCTCAAGAGAATCGGTTTCGGCTGGATACGGTCAGTCTTCGCGGATTGTTCAATCAGAAAATTCACGGTTCCAAGCGATCACTGCGTTCCATCGAAGACTTCACAGAGTTTGAACAGCGTACAGCCTATTTCGATGGAGACCACGTCACAGCTGCCAAGAAAGGGCTCTTCCTTCCGAAACGATCTGAGCAGGTTTCGATGATGGCTCAGATGCAAAACATGTTCGACTTCCCCCCTGCTCCCAAGCTTGACGCTTATGGAAAACTCGACCCCGAAAGAGCAACTGAGCAAGAGTTGAAAGGACAGGAGCTATTCTTCGGTAAAGCTCGCTGTGCAGAATGCCACCCTGCTCCGTTCTACCTCGACAATCAAATGCACGACCTGCAGGTGTCCAAGTTCTACGAGCCGAAAAACATACGCGATCACTACGATGTCGCAGCTGGACCAATCAAGACTTTTACGCTCCGTGGCATTAAGGACTCTCCGCCGTATCTGCATGACGGTCGATTGATGACTCTGGAAGACACTGTCGCATTCTTCAATGTTGTCCTTCAATTGAAGCTCAATGCAGAAGAACAGGAACAACTCGTCGCGTTCATGCGGTGTTTGTAA
- the acs gene encoding acetate--CoA ligase, with amino-acid sequence MSDAIENVLHENRKFDPPAEFTANALISTQDAYQEMWEQAKNDPEKFWGDLANSELDWFQPFQKTMEGEMPETKWFTGGKINASYQCLDRHLTSARKNKAALVWEGEPGDTRTLTYQQLHREVCKFANVLKNLGVEQGDRVTLYMPMIPELAIAMLACARIGATHSIIFGGFSADAIADRNNDAQAKLVITADGGWRRGKEIPLKANVDTSLEKSPSVEKVVVVRRTGGDVTMVPDRDYWWHDLVEGVSADCEAAQLDSEHPLFILYTSGSTGKPKGVLHTTAGYMLGAQMTTRWVFDVHEEDTYWCTADIGWITGHSYIIYGPLANGMTSVMYEGAPNWPDEGRFWELVEKYQVNIFYTAPTAIRAFVKWGDEWPNKYDLSSLRLLGTVGEPINPEAWMWYHRVIGGERCPIVDTWWQTETGGIMISPLPGITATKPGSCTNPLPGVVPAIVSEDGTPLEANQGGLLVMTQPWPHMLRTLYGDHDRFIETYFSKFQGKYYFAGDGARRDEDGYYWVMGRVDDVLNVSGHRLSTMEVESALVSHELVAEAAVVGFPHDLKGEGICCFVIPKGDIPEAEAKELLKQHVRQQIGAIATPDQIRFTPALPKTRSGKIMRRLLRDIAAGRESTQDTTTLEDKTVLEKLRSEK; translated from the coding sequence ATGTCAGATGCTATCGAGAACGTTCTGCATGAAAATCGCAAATTCGATCCTCCTGCTGAATTCACAGCCAATGCTCTGATCTCGACACAAGACGCCTATCAGGAAATGTGGGAGCAGGCGAAAAACGATCCCGAAAAGTTCTGGGGCGATCTGGCAAACTCCGAGCTGGACTGGTTTCAGCCCTTCCAGAAAACGATGGAAGGTGAAATGCCGGAGACAAAATGGTTCACCGGCGGAAAAATCAACGCCAGCTACCAGTGTCTCGATCGTCATCTGACCAGCGCACGCAAGAACAAAGCAGCTCTGGTCTGGGAAGGAGAACCGGGCGACACTCGCACTCTGACGTATCAGCAACTGCACCGCGAAGTCTGTAAGTTTGCAAACGTCCTCAAAAACCTTGGCGTCGAACAGGGTGATCGAGTCACCCTCTACATGCCGATGATTCCAGAACTTGCGATCGCGATGCTCGCCTGTGCTCGAATCGGTGCTACGCACTCGATCATCTTCGGTGGGTTCAGCGCCGATGCGATCGCGGACCGAAACAATGACGCTCAGGCCAAACTGGTCATCACCGCTGACGGTGGCTGGCGTCGCGGAAAAGAGATTCCTCTCAAAGCAAACGTCGACACCTCACTCGAGAAGTCGCCTTCTGTCGAGAAAGTTGTCGTCGTCCGCAGAACGGGCGGAGATGTCACCATGGTCCCCGACCGAGACTATTGGTGGCACGACTTGGTGGAAGGAGTCTCTGCAGACTGCGAAGCGGCTCAACTCGATTCCGAGCACCCGCTCTTCATCCTTTACACCTCCGGATCAACCGGAAAACCAAAAGGGGTTCTGCACACCACCGCTGGCTACATGCTCGGTGCGCAGATGACCACTCGTTGGGTCTTCGATGTTCACGAAGAAGACACATACTGGTGTACCGCCGACATCGGCTGGATCACCGGTCACAGCTACATTATCTACGGTCCACTCGCCAACGGCATGACATCTGTCATGTACGAGGGTGCACCCAACTGGCCTGACGAAGGCCGCTTCTGGGAACTGGTCGAGAAGTATCAGGTCAACATCTTTTACACAGCTCCAACGGCGATTCGCGCATTCGTGAAGTGGGGCGACGAGTGGCCCAACAAGTACGACCTCTCATCGCTGCGTCTCCTTGGAACCGTCGGCGAACCAATCAATCCGGAAGCGTGGATGTGGTACCACCGTGTGATCGGAGGCGAACGCTGCCCGATCGTCGACACCTGGTGGCAGACCGAAACCGGCGGAATCATGATCAGCCCGCTCCCCGGGATCACCGCCACCAAACCCGGTTCATGCACCAATCCGCTGCCGGGAGTTGTGCCAGCGATTGTCTCTGAAGACGGAACTCCATTGGAAGCAAACCAGGGTGGCTTGCTGGTGATGACCCAGCCTTGGCCGCACATGTTAAGAACTCTGTACGGAGATCATGATCGCTTCATCGAAACCTACTTCTCCAAGTTCCAGGGGAAGTACTACTTCGCTGGCGATGGAGCACGTCGAGATGAAGATGGCTACTACTGGGTTATGGGTCGTGTTGATGACGTTTTGAATGTGTCGGGACATCGACTCAGCACGATGGAAGTCGAGTCCGCACTGGTCTCCCACGAACTCGTCGCCGAAGCTGCCGTGGTTGGCTTTCCTCACGACTTGAAAGGTGAGGGCATCTGCTGCTTCGTGATCCCGAAAGGGGACATTCCCGAAGCAGAAGCCAAAGAACTTCTGAAGCAACATGTCCGTCAACAAATTGGCGCCATTGCGACACCAGATCAGATTCGGTTTACGCCTGCTCTCCCTAAAACACGTTCCGGAAAAATCATGCGGCGGCTTCTGCGTGACATCGCAGCTGGACGCGAAAGCACCCAGGATACGACCACGCTTGAAGACAAAACCGTCCTCGAAAAGCTGCGTTCAGAGAAATAA